A genomic window from Candidatus Thiocaldithrix dubininis includes:
- a CDS encoding retron St85 family RNA-directed DNA polymerase, with product MTTAQQTRLDTVWQAIESAGSINAYVRQQLQQHGYLVERRPTDGMSKSELDKYKKELKQEAAEQRRLKQEAWQAYKSKHIVHLGEGIYWSDDSSEDQWDTPNANKRLLANQLPVITKVPQLCEALNLTVSELRRLCYQREASTYSHYTRFEIPKRSGGMRAIWAPLPTLKQAQHWILHEILERLVVHGAAHGFLSGCSIATNAAEHRNSQLLVKLDIENFFPSISWKRVKGVFRKAGYPEQIATLLALLCTEAPREIVQDNGKTYYVALAERCLPQGAPTSPALTNALCLRLDRRITGFADKTGWRYTRYADDLTFSFAADNSQEADISRLLGTVKRILGEEGFNVNVKKTHVIRQHQAQQVTGLIVNGTQAPRVSRSLKRQMRAALHNLQQGKGLKEGESLNRLKGYAAYIAMTERELGKTMLAQLAAF from the coding sequence ATGACAACAGCACAACAAACCCGATTAGATACCGTCTGGCAAGCGATTGAAAGCGCGGGCAGTATTAATGCTTATGTACGCCAACAATTACAACAACACGGTTATTTGGTTGAACGCCGCCCTACTGATGGCATGTCGAAAAGCGAGCTGGATAAATATAAAAAGGAATTGAAACAAGAAGCTGCCGAACAACGCCGTCTTAAGCAAGAAGCGTGGCAAGCGTATAAATCCAAGCATATTGTGCATTTAGGCGAAGGCATTTATTGGTCAGATGATAGCAGCGAAGATCAATGGGATACGCCCAATGCCAACAAGCGTTTATTAGCCAATCAATTGCCGGTAATTACCAAAGTGCCGCAATTGTGTGAAGCGTTAAATCTGACAGTCAGTGAATTACGCCGCTTGTGTTATCAACGCGAAGCCAGCACTTACAGCCATTATACTCGTTTTGAAATTCCCAAACGTAGCGGCGGTATGCGGGCTATTTGGGCACCCTTACCGACGCTTAAACAAGCCCAACATTGGATTCTGCACGAAATTTTAGAACGTTTAGTGGTACACGGCGCAGCCCACGGCTTTTTAAGCGGATGCTCCATTGCTACTAATGCGGCAGAACATCGCAATAGCCAATTATTAGTAAAGCTGGATATTGAGAATTTCTTCCCTAGCATTAGTTGGAAGCGGGTAAAAGGCGTATTTCGTAAGGCGGGTTATCCTGAACAAATCGCCACCTTATTGGCGTTATTGTGTACTGAAGCGCCGCGTGAAATCGTACAAGACAACGGTAAAACCTATTATGTCGCGCTGGCGGAACGTTGTTTACCACAAGGCGCACCGACTAGCCCCGCATTAACCAATGCCTTATGTTTACGTTTAGATCGACGCATTACGGGCTTTGCCGACAAAACAGGCTGGCGTTATACCCGTTATGCCGACGATTTAACCTTTAGCTTTGCCGCCGATAATTCGCAAGAAGCGGATATTAGCCGTCTATTAGGCACGGTTAAACGAATCTTGGGTGAAGAAGGCTTTAACGTAAACGTGAAGAAAACCCATGTGATTCGCCAACATCAAGCCCAGCAAGTGACTGGCTTAATCGTGAATGGCACACAAGCACCCCGTGTTAGCCGTAGTCTTAAACGGCAAATGCGGGCGGCGCTGCATAATCTGCAACAAGGTAAAGGCTTAAAGGAAGGTGAAAGCTTAAATCGCTTAAAAGGTTATGCGGCGTATATTGCCATGACTGAACGCGAGTTAGGCAAAACTATGTTGGCACAATTGGCTGCATTTTAG
- a CDS encoding cystatin domain-containing protein, whose product MKFKAIAFAILTALSVSAAADTESGLVAQGKLTQDLMQADSNKDGIVSREELMAAKTAEFKQADTNADTFLSWDEFKTLADTKRSNRFSMIFKLMDKDANGSLSASEFVNLVLDKPVAPTNVVFAILDQNTDSTLSPEELQVLLSAEDSSSNLIWQFAGLDSDLDGQLSVTEYTTKPVNTIVPPPVRGKKPEIKLPVEPVIPPIVGGYAPIDVNSDAAWIAAKFAATQLGTATVEKILAAQSQVVSGINYRLEIKLNDGKIYSVLVFKGLDNTMKLVESKLVVSPDNVGISTPSLDNKDDSVAAVAKFAATTLGDSTGVQSITGAKAVAISSTIKQFVMTVKLNNGKTYAIIVNQTTAANATSFKLVSYKLVK is encoded by the coding sequence ATGAAATTCAAAGCTATTGCCTTTGCTATTTTAACGGCTTTAAGTGTGAGTGCCGCCGCCGACACCGAATCTGGCTTAGTCGCACAAGGCAAATTAACCCAAGATTTAATGCAAGCGGACAGCAATAAAGACGGTATTGTAAGCCGTGAAGAACTAATGGCAGCAAAAACAGCCGAATTTAAACAAGCCGATACTAATGCCGATACGTTTTTATCGTGGGATGAATTTAAAACCTTAGCGGATACTAAACGCAGCAATCGCTTTAGTATGATTTTTAAACTAATGGATAAAGATGCAAATGGCAGTTTATCCGCTAGCGAATTTGTGAATTTAGTTTTGGATAAGCCTGTCGCGCCAACCAATGTGGTCTTTGCGATTTTAGATCAGAATACGGATAGCACTTTAAGCCCTGAAGAACTACAAGTTTTATTAAGCGCTGAAGATTCCAGCAGCAACTTAATTTGGCAATTTGCAGGTTTAGATAGCGATTTGGATGGGCAGTTGTCTGTGACCGAATATACCACTAAGCCCGTCAATACGATTGTGCCGCCCCCCGTGCGTGGCAAAAAGCCGGAGATTAAATTACCAGTAGAGCCTGTTATTCCACCGATTGTGGGCGGGTATGCGCCGATTGACGTGAACAGTGATGCTGCTTGGATTGCGGCTAAATTTGCGGCGACGCAATTAGGCACAGCTACCGTCGAGAAAATTCTTGCAGCTCAATCGCAAGTGGTGTCTGGCATAAATTATCGTTTAGAAATCAAGCTTAATGACGGCAAAATTTACAGTGTGCTGGTGTTTAAAGGTTTAGATAACACGATGAAACTGGTTGAGTCTAAATTGGTGGTCAGCCCTGACAATGTGGGCATTTCTACGCCTAGTTTAGATAATAAAGATGACAGCGTTGCGGCCGTCGCTAAATTCGCTGCCACCACCTTGGGTGACAGTACCGGCGTGCAAAGCATTACAGGTGCAAAAGCGGTAGCCATTAGCAGTACCATTAAGCAATTCGTGATGACTGTTAAACTCAATAACGGTAAAACCTACGCTATTATTGTGAATCAAACTACAGCAGCAAATGCTACTAGCTTTAAGTTAGTTTCTTATAAGCTTGTAAAATAA
- the aroQ gene encoding type II 3-dehydroquinate dehydratase, whose translation MANILLINGPNLNLLGKREPGHYGHNSLATIEAHLTELARAKQQQLVCFQNNTEGFIVDRIHQAADEDVKFILINPGAYTHTSIAIRDALLGVAIPFIEIHLSNVHRREAFRHRSYLSDVAEGVIVGLGPLGYELALYAAIQKLS comes from the coding sequence ATGGCAAACATTCTGTTAATTAACGGTCCCAATCTAAATTTATTAGGCAAGCGTGAACCGGGACATTATGGGCACAATAGCTTAGCGACTATTGAGGCTCACTTAACAGAACTCGCCCGCGCCAAACAACAGCAGCTTGTGTGCTTTCAAAATAATACTGAAGGTTTCATTGTGGATCGGATTCATCAAGCCGCCGATGAAGACGTGAAATTCATTTTGATAAACCCCGGTGCTTATACCCATACTAGTATTGCGATACGGGATGCCCTCTTAGGCGTGGCAATCCCGTTTATTGAAATTCATTTGTCCAATGTGCATCGGCGCGAAGCGTTTCGCCACCGATCTTACTTATCCGATGTGGCGGAAGGCGTCATTGTTGGCTTAGGTCCATTGGGCTACGAACTCGCTCTGTATGCCGCCATACAGAAACTCAGTTAA
- the accB gene encoding acetyl-CoA carboxylase biotin carboxyl carrier protein — MDVRKIQKLISLLEGSDVAEIEIKEGEDSVRISRMQNNVVMAAPQPQQFYTAPAVMSTAPSAAPHVAAEAAPAPKLTGHVVESPMVGTFYRSSSPGAKAFAEVGQTVKVGDTLCIIEAMKMLNQIAADKAGVITAILVENEQPVEFGQPLFVIE; from the coding sequence ATGGACGTTCGCAAAATACAAAAATTAATCAGCTTGCTGGAAGGCAGCGATGTAGCTGAAATTGAAATTAAAGAAGGTGAGGATTCAGTCCGTATTAGCCGCATGCAAAATAATGTGGTTATGGCTGCACCGCAACCTCAGCAATTTTATACAGCCCCCGCTGTTATGTCTACTGCACCCAGTGCAGCACCGCATGTTGCGGCAGAAGCTGCACCAGCCCCTAAATTAACCGGCCATGTGGTGGAATCCCCGATGGTGGGTACATTCTACCGTTCTTCCTCACCGGGTGCTAAAGCCTTTGCGGAAGTCGGGCAAACCGTCAAAGTCGGCGACACGCTATGCATTATTGAAGCGATGAAAATGCTCAATCAAATTGCGGCGGATAAAGCAGGTGTCATTACTGCGATTCTGGTCGAAAATGAGCAACCGGTCGAATTTGGGCAACCCTTATTCGTTATTGAGTAA
- the accC gene encoding acetyl-CoA carboxylase biotin carboxylase subunit: protein MLSKVLIANRGEIALRILRACRELGIKTVAVHSTADRDLKHVRLADESVCIGPPRSTDSYLNIPAIISAAEVTGADAIHPGYGFLSENADFAERVESSGFIFIGPRADTIRLMGDKISAKNAMLKAGVPCVPGSDGAVPEDPKECLKMAKKIGYPVIIKATGGGGGRGMRVVHNADDLIQSISMTRAEAKAAFGNDVVYMEKFLGHPRHIEFQVLADSHGNAIHLCERDCSMQRRHQKVVEEAPAPGITAEERKRIGDRVAEACRQIGYRGAGTFEFLYENGEFYFIEMNTRLQVEHPVTELITGIDLVKQQLLVAAGEPLALKQSDIKPHGHAIECRINAEDPDTFAPSPGKITRYHAPGGLGVRVDSHIYADYTVPPYYDSMIGKLIVHGEDRLTAINRMQGALSEMVIDGIKTNVPLQSRIMADTAFRAGGADIHYLEKKLGISK from the coding sequence ATGTTATCTAAAGTGTTAATTGCCAACCGTGGTGAAATCGCACTACGGATTTTGCGCGCATGCCGTGAATTAGGCATTAAAACGGTAGCTGTGCATTCCACAGCAGATCGTGACCTAAAGCATGTACGCTTAGCGGATGAATCGGTGTGTATTGGTCCACCGCGTTCCACCGATAGTTATTTGAATATTCCGGCGATTATTAGTGCGGCTGAAGTCACCGGCGCAGATGCGATTCACCCCGGCTACGGTTTCTTATCAGAGAATGCCGATTTCGCCGAACGGGTTGAATCTAGCGGCTTTATCTTTATCGGCCCACGAGCTGATACCATTCGCCTTATGGGCGACAAAATTTCCGCGAAAAACGCCATGCTTAAAGCGGGTGTGCCTTGCGTACCGGGTTCAGATGGCGCTGTACCAGAAGATCCGAAAGAATGCCTAAAAATGGCTAAAAAAATCGGTTATCCGGTAATTATTAAAGCCACCGGCGGTGGCGGCGGGCGCGGAATGCGTGTGGTGCATAATGCTGACGACCTGATTCAATCCATTAGCATGACGCGGGCTGAAGCCAAAGCCGCATTTGGCAATGACGTGGTGTATATGGAGAAATTCCTAGGTCATCCACGCCATATTGAATTTCAAGTGCTAGCCGACTCACACGGTAATGCGATTCACTTATGTGAACGCGATTGTTCTATGCAACGTCGCCACCAAAAAGTCGTCGAAGAAGCCCCTGCACCGGGCATTACAGCCGAAGAGCGTAAACGCATTGGAGATCGCGTGGCGGAAGCTTGCCGCCAAATCGGTTATCGTGGCGCGGGTACATTTGAATTCTTGTATGAGAACGGCGAATTCTATTTCATTGAAATGAATACCCGTTTACAAGTCGAACATCCGGTTACCGAATTGATTACCGGCATTGATTTGGTTAAACAGCAATTATTAGTCGCGGCAGGCGAGCCTTTAGCCCTCAAACAATCGGATATTAAACCGCATGGGCACGCGATTGAATGCCGTATCAACGCGGAAGACCCGGATACCTTTGCACCTTCACCCGGCAAAATTACTCGCTATCATGCGCCCGGTGGTTTAGGTGTGCGGGTGGATTCGCATATCTATGCTGATTATACCGTACCGCCTTATTACGATTCCATGATCGGCAAGCTAATTGTGCACGGTGAAGATCGTTTAACGGCGATTAACCGTATGCAAGGCGCATTAAGTGAAATGGTTATCGACGGTATTAAAACCAATGTACCGCTACAAAGCCGCATTATGGCGGATACTGCATTTCGGGCAGGTGGTGCAGATATTCACTACCTCGAGAAAAAATTGGGGATTAGTAAATGA
- the prmA gene encoding 50S ribosomal protein L11 methyltransferase, whose product MTWQQLVCHTTATHQDSVVDAMEAADAVSITWQDAEDDPILEPKPGEMRLWANLVVTALYEQDTNLDALLLALETHKSAWQIESIVLETVEDQPWERAWMDSYQPMCFGQRLWIYPSWFEIPADDSVKLLLDPGLAFGTGTHPTTALCLEWLDGTNLHGKTVLDYGCGSGILAIAALKLGAQSAVGTDIDPQALQATHDNAERNSIPAAQLNTYYPKQLPLQQYDVVLANILAGPLVELAPNLLQSLKLGGDLVLSGILAEQAESIRAAYSPYLQDLQIVQQGDWIRVTGKLIKAY is encoded by the coding sequence ATGACATGGCAACAATTAGTGTGCCATACCACGGCTACGCATCAAGATAGCGTAGTCGATGCAATGGAAGCCGCTGATGCGGTTTCCATTACGTGGCAGGACGCCGAAGACGACCCGATTCTTGAACCCAAACCAGGTGAAATGCGTTTATGGGCAAATTTAGTTGTAACGGCGTTATACGAGCAAGATACCAATCTCGATGCGCTGTTATTAGCATTAGAAACCCATAAAAGCGCTTGGCAAATCGAATCCATTGTGTTGGAAACCGTCGAAGACCAACCGTGGGAACGTGCTTGGATGGATAGCTACCAACCCATGTGTTTTGGTCAACGGCTCTGGATTTATCCATCTTGGTTTGAAATTCCAGCAGACGATTCGGTTAAACTATTGCTTGATCCGGGCTTAGCGTTTGGTACAGGTACGCACCCGACAACTGCATTATGTTTAGAGTGGCTGGATGGCACAAATTTACACGGCAAAACTGTATTAGATTACGGTTGTGGTTCGGGTATTCTGGCGATTGCTGCTTTAAAATTAGGCGCACAATCGGCAGTCGGTACAGATATTGATCCGCAAGCCCTACAAGCCACCCATGATAATGCTGAACGCAATAGCATTCCGGCGGCGCAGTTAAACACGTATTACCCTAAGCAATTACCGTTACAGCAATACGATGTGGTATTAGCCAATATTTTGGCGGGCCCATTGGTAGAGCTTGCGCCAAATTTATTGCAATCCTTAAAGTTGGGAGGGGATTTAGTGCTTTCTGGTATTTTAGCCGAACAAGCAGAATCCATTCGTGCTGCTTACTCACCTTATTTGCAAGATTTACAGATTGTGCAACAAGGTGACTGGATACGGGTAACAGGAAAACTAATAAAAGCTTATTAA
- a CDS encoding zinc-ribbon and DUF3426 domain-containing protein — protein sequence MYTQCSHCKAIFRVTMKELTAAQGLLRCGECDAVFDAMKALSTTLPEERRFAQLEAEALPLGAQHDSYTDNHLNPSSSLWQRIVSKLKKPKPNYTPYHKKSASSKTWLIIGLAALALLLLLQGLYSARNWLAQQPLTASLTKQICTAVKCDLETPRDVRQIRLLSRNVYSHPNTPHVLTISLSLENAADFAQPYPLIEISFLDKENNIVALRRFTPEEYIKNYQNELMPQGKQSEVLLNITDPGESAVHFQFRFL from the coding sequence ATGTACACACAGTGTAGTCACTGCAAAGCGATCTTTCGCGTCACAATGAAGGAACTTACCGCCGCTCAAGGTTTATTGCGCTGCGGCGAATGTGATGCGGTGTTTGATGCTATGAAAGCACTGAGTACCACATTGCCAGAAGAGCGCCGCTTTGCTCAATTAGAAGCTGAAGCTTTACCTTTAGGCGCTCAACATGATTCTTATACGGATAATCATCTCAACCCTAGTTCCAGTCTATGGCAACGTATTGTTAGTAAATTAAAAAAACCTAAACCCAACTATACGCCTTACCATAAAAAAAGCGCCTCCTCTAAAACGTGGCTAATCATTGGCTTAGCTGCATTAGCCCTATTATTACTCTTACAAGGCTTATATAGCGCACGAAACTGGCTCGCTCAACAACCGCTGACTGCCTCTCTAACCAAACAAATCTGTACAGCAGTTAAATGTGATTTGGAAACCCCGCGCGATGTACGACAAATACGCTTACTAAGTCGTAATGTTTATTCGCATCCTAATACCCCACATGTTTTAACAATTAGTCTATCCTTAGAAAACGCTGCGGATTTTGCCCAGCCTTACCCATTAATTGAAATCAGTTTTCTAGACAAAGAGAATAATATTGTCGCTTTAAGACGGTTTACCCCGGAAGAATATATAAAAAATTATCAAAATGAATTAATGCCCCAAGGTAAACAAAGTGAGGTACTTTTAAACATTACGGATCCCGGCGAATCGGCGGTGCATTTTCAATTTCGGTTTTTGTAA
- the dksA gene encoding RNA polymerase-binding protein DksA, with the protein MATDNVTYMTRKSALPVEGIDPYIPEPGEEYMNEKQLQHFRKILLAWKKSLMEEVDRTVDHMKEEATNFSDPADRATQEEEFALELRARDRERKLIRKIEKTITRVDADDYGYCDACGIEIGLQRLEVRPTAELCIDCKTTQEIKEKQMAV; encoded by the coding sequence ATGGCAACTGACAATGTAACCTATATGACAAGGAAGTCAGCATTACCAGTTGAAGGGATTGATCCCTACATCCCTGAACCCGGTGAAGAATATATGAACGAAAAGCAATTACAGCATTTTCGGAAGATTCTACTGGCTTGGAAAAAATCCTTAATGGAAGAAGTGGATCGCACCGTCGATCACATGAAAGAGGAAGCAACTAACTTTTCTGACCCCGCCGACCGCGCTACTCAGGAAGAGGAATTCGCGTTGGAATTACGGGCACGGGATCGTGAACGCAAACTGATTCGCAAAATCGAAAAAACCATTACTCGCGTGGATGCGGATGATTATGGTTATTGCGATGCTTGCGGTATTGAGATTGGTTTACAACGTTTAGAAGTTCGACCCACAGCAGAACTTTGTATCGACTGTAAAACCACTCAAGAAATTAAGGAAAAACAAATGGCAGTTTAA